The Pirellulales bacterium genomic interval CACGCGCAGTTCGGCGAGCGCCCCTTTGGCCACGCGGGCCATTTCGCCGGGCAAGGGGTATCCGGCCAGGCAATCTTCGGCCGCCAGCTCCGCGAGCTTCATTTTGTCGCCGGCCGCCTGCGACGCTTTCATCTGTTCGAGCACCGCCTGCCGCTGATGGGCGGCCTTGTAGACCTTTCGCCAGGCGTCGGCGTCGTGGCACTCGGCCAGCAGCGAGTTGTTCCATGTCTTCAGCAGCCGCGCATCCTGCTGCGGGGCCTGCTCGATCGGGTAGTCGGGCGGAATCTGTTTGAGAATGTGCAGCACGGCGGCCCGCTCGGCGGCCAGCACCGCGCGCGAGCGAGTGTGCGATGAAGCCAGTCCTTTGGCCTCGAGCTGCTCCATGCGTTCCCAGGCGGCCGCCACCGCCAGATCGGACACCGGCTCTTGCAGCACGCGCTTCAAATGGGCCAGCGCGTGAAGCCGGTCGTGGGCCAACTTGAGACGGGATGCCATCCGCAGCCCGTAGCCGGCCGGCAAGCTGCCCGACGCGTGAAACAGGGCTTCTTCCGTGGTCATGCTCTGCGGCTGGGCGGCGAGCCGCTCCAATTCGGCCACCACCTCCAGGCGTTTCTTGGCGGCCACCACCCGCGGCCGCTCGGACTCTGCCTTCTTCCAGCCGGCGAAGGTCGGCTCGTTCCAGGCGCCGACCAGCGCGGCATCCGTGGTCTCGCTCAGCGTCGTTGGCACAGCGGCCAGCGCACTCCAGGCCCGTTCGCGCTGAAGACCGCGCTCCACCTGCGGGCGATGCGGCTCGGCCTCCGGATGGCCGCCCGCCGCCACGAGCTTGTGCCACGTCGCCTCCAGTGCGGCCGCGTCGCAATCGGCTTGCTTCAGCAGAGCGAGCACCGAGTCGCAAAGCTGGTTCCGCTCGCGCCAAGACTTGACTTCCGTCTCGAAGCGCCCGGCGCTCTTTCGGCCTTGCAAGAGCCTGGCGTGCGCGTCCCATTCGCGCACGAACTCTCGCCACTGGCGGGCCTGGCGGTGGCGGTCGAGTTGGTCGATAACGGGCACCAACTGCTGTGCGAGCTTGGCGACCGCGACGGCCGCATGCGCTCGCGGGAAATCGTCGAGCAGCTTCGGATCGTAAAGCCGCTGCATGGCTCGTTCGTCGCCCGACGCGACCGCCCGTTCCAACTCCTCCAGCCGTTTGACGCGCTCCTGGGCGTTGCGGATGCGCGGTTGCAAGGCCGGCGGAGCGGCCGACGGCGGCTTGCGGCTGCGAGTGACCAGCGCCACGGCGGCGTCGAAGTCGCGCGCGTTCAAGAGCGACTCGACCTTGGCGTAGGAGAACAGCACCTCGTCGAGCCGCGGCACCTGGTCGAGGTGTACCCGCCGCAGCGCGACCAGCTCTTCGCAAAGCCGCGGCACGTCCGCATCGCCGGAACGCTTGAGCGCCTTCATCAGCTCCGAGTGTGCCGGGTCGTCGAGGTCTTCGCGGCGAAAGAGCAGCTTGTCATATTGGTTCTTCTCGACGAACCGCTGCCACAGTTCGGGCGCGGCGGCCAATGCCCGCAACGCCGCCAGGATGAACAGCGCCGAGTAGTGGTCGAGGTGCAACGAGAGCGGCGTATCGTGATTGCGTTCCGGGTGCTGATAGGGATCGACGCCGATCTCCAGGTTCTTGCGGCCCACGAGTGCGGGCACGCACATGCAATCGTAGTCGACCAGTTTCAACTGGCCGGTGGTGGTCACCATGATGTTGGCGTGCTGCAAATCGCCGTGGGCAATGTTGGCGGCGGCAAGCTGCTCGACGGCCTGCACCCACTGCTCGCAAGCCTGCTGCAAGGCGGGGCGGTTCTTGTCGCGGCACTGCCGGCCAGTCCATTTGAGCAGCGTTTCGCCGGGCACCCATTCCATGGTGACCAGCGGATAGTATTTGCCGTCGCTGGCCGAGCGGATTCCGCCGTCCGCGTAGGTGAAACCGACCAGCGGGCCGATGTGTCGGCCTTGCAGATAAGCGGCGATGGCGTTGTAGCGTTCCCGCCGCTCGGAGGCCGCGCTGGTGAAGACGCGGATGGCCATCGAGCCGCGGCCATTGGGGAACGTGCCCTTATAGACGGTGGCGAAGGCCCCGGACCACGCTCGTGGCTGTTTGCAGTCGTCTTTCTCGATGGCCAGCCGCCTCAGCTCGGCATCGCGGAACGCATGCTGCGGGTTTTGCAGCATGGTGCTGAAGTGCGAAGCCAGCGGCCAGGAAAGGGCGGACATTAGACGTAGGCGGTAGACGGTAGACGAGGGCGGTGGTGGCGATCTAGTCTTCGGTTTTGACGCTCGAACCCGCGGTGCCTCGGACGAACGTCAAAACACGGATACCCACATTCTATGCGAGAACCAGGCAGCCGTTCACGCGCGTCACCCATAATGGTGGATCGAACGCGCGGCGGCACTCGCTCTGTGGCTCGGGGCGGATGCCGCACAGAGGGCCTTGGATTATTCGACGAATGAGCGGGGCGCTAGCTCAATACCGGATACCCGTTCATGTGCAACAGCCACAACAGCGGTTCCAGCAGGCCGACGGGGGCGATCGTGCGGCGGGTCAGGTCGCGCTCGCCCAGACCGTCCAGACCCACGGGCGTGAGCGGAAAGAACAAAAACCGCCCGCCAAACAGGTCGTCGATCTGCCGCTCGATCTGCCAGCCGGGCCAAACGGTGTCTCTCAACTGGCTCATCAGCTTCGAGCGTGCTTCGATATTGCGCACGCTGTGGGTCCAGTCCAACTCCGCCAGGTCGCGATAAAACTTTTCCACCGCCCCGCCGCCGTGCGGGTCGGCGTAGGGCTGAGCCACCATCAGATCGAGCTTCGAGACGCACAGCGCGATCGGCACGTGTACCTGCCGCCCCGCCCGAATGCCCTTGATCCGCCGCAGGTCTTCGCGAAAGCCGGCCAAGGCCTGCGACTGCGTCTCGCTCGGCTCGGTCGGGTCGAGAAAGAAGAAGAAACCGTCGCCGTCGAGTGCCCGCTGCCGCTGCCGGTCTTCGATCGTCTGGCTGCGGATCACTTCGCCCGAATAGTCGAAAATGTTCACCAGCACGTTGGAAGCCCCGAAACGGTCGTGATCGAGAAAGTTGAAGATCAGCGGATGCGGAATTCGGCCGACCTGCGTGGCCATCGGACCGAGCTTCTTGTTGAGAATCTCATCGACCACGATGTCGAAGTCGTCGGAGCTGGTGGAGCGGATGCGCTCGAACTGGATGACGTCGGGATAGTTGCCGCGGTTCAGCTCGCGATAGACCATCGCCAGCCAGTGCGTCTTGCCCGCCTGCGGAATGCCCAGCGTCGGAAAGCATAGCTTGACGTTCTCGCGATACATGGCCGAGAAGGTGAAATCGCACTCTTCGTAGGGATGCTCGGAAATCACGTTCTTGCAACGCACCATTTCCAAGCCCGGATGCGGACCCTCGCCCATCGGCTCGAAGGTCCCCTGTCCCAGGCAAAGCGGGCAGGTCTCCCGCGTCCTTTGCTCGCGGCTGCGCGTGCCGCGTTTGAACAGCAAACCGCCCGCGCTCGCCAGGCTCAGCAGGCCGAAGCCCAGCCCGCCGCGGATCCATTGCTTCTGCTTCAAGTAAGTGTCTCGCTCGGCCGCGTATTGGGCGATTTCGGCACGGGCGGATTCGAGTTGCTTGGCATCCTCTTCGAGCCGCTTGAAGACGGCCGTCTGCGCGGCCGACTCGACGGCCAACCGGGCGACCAACTGCTCTTCGCGCTGGGCCTGCTCGACCAGCGCTGCCAGCGACGCACCGGCCGATTGCGACTTTTGCCACTGGCCCAGCGCGGCCGCGAACTGCGTCTCGGCCGCTCTCTTGTCGGCCACGGTTTGGGCGAGTTGTGCGTCCGCCGTTTTGTTGTCGGCCACGAATGTCTCGCGGGGCGACGTCTCGGCGCCCATGCCCGCCTGCAATAGCCACTGATAGACACGATCGCCCAGCACGAACGTGGTCAGCGTCACCAGGGCCAGCGTCACCAACAGGCCGGTGAGAAATTTCGACAGCCCGAGCGCACGCGCACGTCCGCCAAACAACCAGCGTCGCAGCTCGTGGCGGCGCTCGTGAAGCGTGACCGCGGCCAGGCTGGCTACGGCGACCAGCCCGAACAGCCAGAACCAGCGGTTGTCGACGCTCAGCAAGGAGGCCATTTGCCCGGCGATTCGCTGGCTGGCCTTCACTTCGTAAAGCTCGAGTCGTTCGTGGTAGAGGTCGGCCCGGACCTTGCGCCAGTCGTCGACCACCTGTTTTCGCCGCTCCGAGGCGTCGTCGGCCGACCGCTCGAGAGCCGCAATGACGGGCGTGCCTCCTTTCTCGACAATTTCCACCAAGGCCCGCTGCTCGTCGCCCGAAAGCGTGCGCAGCAGCCTCGCGATTCCGCCCCGGCTCGTGCCCGATGTCAGCCGCTCTCGCTGCTGCTGTCGAATTGCGATGTCCTCCTGTGCCTGGAGTTGGCCCACCACGGCTTCGACGTAGTGGTCGGCCAGTTCGACGGCATCGGCGCGGGGCTGGCCGCTCGTGGCCGGTCCCACGAGGCCATCGGCGGCGATTACCTGGGCGTGACCGCAGAGCAGCGTGGCCGTGACCGACAGCACAACGAGCGCGCGGCAAGCGGGTTTCTGCAAAAAGACGGTCACGGGTGTCGGGCGCGGCATAGAGCGTTGTGCTGGGACGGTTGGGGCGGTTGAGCGGCTTACGTCATCTTAGACGAAACGAACGTAGGGTGGGACCAGCGAGCTTGCGAGCGCCGGCCCACCGTGAACGACGCCGCGCTGAGGGTGGGCCGGCGCTCGCAAGCTCGCTGGTCCCACCCTACAGTCAGTTTTGA includes:
- a CDS encoding protein kinase — encoded protein: MSALSWPLASHFSTMLQNPQHAFRDAELRRLAIEKDDCKQPRAWSGAFATVYKGTFPNGRGSMAIRVFTSAASERRERYNAIAAYLQGRHIGPLVGFTYADGGIRSASDGKYYPLVTMEWVPGETLLKWTGRQCRDKNRPALQQACEQWVQAVEQLAAANIAHGDLQHANIMVTTTGQLKLVDYDCMCVPALVGRKNLEIGVDPYQHPERNHDTPLSLHLDHYSALFILAALRALAAAPELWQRFVEKNQYDKLLFRREDLDDPAHSELMKALKRSGDADVPRLCEELVALRRVHLDQVPRLDEVLFSYAKVESLLNARDFDAAVALVTRSRKPPSAAPPALQPRIRNAQERVKRLEELERAVASGDERAMQRLYDPKLLDDFPRAHAAVAVAKLAQQLVPVIDQLDRHRQARQWREFVREWDAHARLLQGRKSAGRFETEVKSWRERNQLCDSVLALLKQADCDAAALEATWHKLVAAGGHPEAEPHRPQVERGLQRERAWSALAAVPTTLSETTDAALVGAWNEPTFAGWKKAESERPRVVAAKKRLEVVAELERLAAQPQSMTTEEALFHASGSLPAGYGLRMASRLKLAHDRLHALAHLKRVLQEPVSDLAVAAAWERMEQLEAKGLASSHTRSRAVLAAERAAVLHILKQIPPDYPIEQAPQQDARLLKTWNNSLLAECHDADAWRKVYKAAHQRQAVLEQMKASQAAGDKMKLAELAAEDCLAGYPLPGEMARVAKGALAELRVLRHLLGTLKHNDLAGFREAFDARVLRKHPKEFGDYRRQIEEWIAGELLASQQLGLAPPVARKALTHEPGNNGTFRVCWQWPEPRFSEQCIVTLCRNLPRRGEDPRQLSALIRLPVDRKSFEEGGGNRVLHVEPDWLGCYVAVWAMIDAGFHVFASEPLVLGRLDAPVSTQRRGSGFFGGWIT